The genomic interval TACCACACCGGTACCTGTCACCCTTAGCAGCAGCAGTCCAATTAGCCTCGTTACAGGACCTACCGGAATTTACAAGGGCAGTCTTGTTTAAAGGTTACACTAAGAAATTAGCACCTCCATTTGCAGACAAAGGAAccgaaggaaggaggggaggaaacaGCTCTCTCAACAGCCAAACCTTGCAGGCATGGTGGGTCATGCCTGTCATCCTAGAGCTTGAGACaaaggctgatgcaggaggactgTCAAGcatctgaggacagcctggactacacagtagTCTCCAGAACAGCTTGGACTACTCAATTCAATCtcaaaaaaatcctgtctcaaaaaaaaatgtgtgtgtgagtgtgtgagtgtgtgagtgtgtgagtgtgtgtgtgtgtgtgtgtgtgtgtgtgtagctacaAGTGTGGCTccatggtagagtgcttgcctagcagtaAGGAAGCCCTGGACTCCATCCCCTGTTCTGCATAAAAGGAGTGttagtacatacctgtaatcctatcatttaggagagggaggcaggaaggtcagaggtTCAAAGTCACCCTTAACTATACACAATCTGTGCTACATAAgacaatcttaaaaaaacaaaacaaacaaacaaaacccttaaaTTTAAAAAGGCTTGGCCTTTTCAGAAAAACTGTGGGCCAGAAACTTTGCCCAGAGCAACACCCAACTCTCCAGGCCCAGCCATCTGACCCTCATCCTGGAAGGTTCTGACTTTGGCCCCATCTAAAGAGCAAGCTCTTTCCAGGCCTCCGTGTCGCCTTCATAATCATCATGGATTTAGGAGGCTCCCCCTCACCAGTCACTGTTTATGTGTGATGTCactcagtctctgggagaccCTGGCCACTGCTCCTGTCAGTCACTCAGGGGGAGTGGGGTTCTGAGGCTTGGGGGAATCAGGCAACTTCTCATTGGTTACAAAAGACAGCAAGTGGGAAAGTCAGAATTTGatccagtttgctttctttttcccctttttctttctttttataacaaAACAGGGTTTCACCATGCAGTTTGAGCCCCCCTAGAATGCCTACTCTATGGTCCAGCCTTAGCCTCTAAGTACTGGGCTCACAGCTGCATATAGCCACACCAGGTTTCTTAACCACTTCTGAATGGCCACACTGCTCCACCTCTCCCCTTCCTGCTATGATCTCGCCACAGTGGACACCAGGTTGCTGCCAAGGCCCAGTGGACTCTTCCTGTCCTCAGCATTAGTTCCAAGAAGTTCAGAACCCAAAACAAACCACCCAGCTCTGGCGGGCTCCTCAGGCCAAGTCTAAATTAACCCTGGTCTCTTTGGTAATTACTAGTCAAACTGGCATTTATGGCGGGCTTCCAGTGTATCATTTCCTGCAACCAAGTCCACTGCTCCCACAGACATCAAAGTTACCAGCTGCCCACTGCCTGGCAgtagtgtgtctgtctgttccaGGACCGCAGGTTAGCTTCTATAGAAAACGGCCAGTGGGCAACCTCACTTCACAGGCTCCACCCAAGCAAAACACAATTCAGCTCAGAAATGGGATTAGCCTGTGTTCATCTCCCCAGCAACCTTTCACCTTTCCTAACCATCAAAGCCAATGCGCTCCTCCAAGTGCCCGTCCAGTTCCAGCTCCCCACCAACCTTCTCCAACAGGCCTAGATCTTAGATCTTTCCATTTCCCGACATATAAGCCACCTTCTGTTGACCAGAAACACCTGAGTAGGTAACATTCCCGAGTCATTCCCCAAGAAGACCCTGGTAAAAGCGGGCTCCACGTTCTGCTGCTGAATCTTACTGAGAAATTCCTCACACGCAGGCACACTGACCACCTCGCCCTCTGCTTTTCTGTctgctgcctctgactctcttTTCTCAGTCGGAGGGTTTACCAAGTTCTGTATACAGTCTGGGTTTATTTCCCGTCCTCGTTCCAGCCAGAGGAGCAATGGCCATAGCCGGCTACCCTTTGCCTCCTGCTTTACAGACCAGCTGCTCCACTCTCACCACCCTGTGGACTCAGACACCTATCTTTCCCCCAATACTATGAACAGCCTCTCTTCATCTATCCCTGCGTGTACCATGAACTCAAAGGCTGGCTGCCAGCCTTCCAAATTCCCAAACAAGGTTAGGGTTTGAAAACCCAATCCTGTGCACCTTTCCAACTCTCCCGCCAAcccctctctgcctccagctctaACCTAGGCATCGCTGAAATCACCAGTAAGTGCCATTTACCGCGAGCCACCTCCGTAGGGGGTCGGCTCTGTGGCGGTTCCACCCGCCCCTGGGCTCTCCCTCCCAACCCTCGCCATAGCTACCGTGTCTCCAGGGGTCTTTGGGCTCCACCGCTCCGGACACGATGTCCTCGTCCGACGGGAACGTGACATGCTTGGCCGCAGCCTTAAGGCGCCCATCGGCCGGGGGCGAGGCCCCGCTAGGAGACCCAGCTTCGGCGGGGGCCTCCTCGGCCTCGGTGTCCGCGCCCGGCCCGGGCGGAGCCTCCTGCGGCGGGATCTCCATCGCCACCGCCTCCTCCTCACGGGGGCCCCGGGGACATGCCCCGGGCCCCGGACTCGTCTCTCCGGGTCCTCCCGCCGTTCCGGGGCATGGGCTTCACCGCTGTCTCAAGCGCCGCCTCCGTCCGCTCCgttcgtcgtcgtcgtcgtcgggAGCCCCAACGCGCCTCCGCCGAGCTCCGCGAGTATCTGCTCTTCCGCAGCCACACTTTCGCTACAAGCCGAGGAGTCCGCTGCCTACTGAGAAAAGCATGACACCGACTCAAGCTtttgctctggaaaaaaaaaaccgttTCGAGGGCGACACGAAGATTGGGACAAAGCGCAGGAGGCTTCACGGGAAAGAGAAACGTGAGGGGCGAATCTGCAGGGCCAGAACTGCAGAAGACAGAGGTGGGGCCTATGAACGCTGTCTCCCGGAGCGCTGCGCATGCGCGAGTTTCAGCCGCCTCCGCCCTCAGCCCAGCTGTCAACACTCAGGTTCCCGCACATTCATCACAAGCCCAAATAATTCGGGAAAGAATTCAATAGAAATCCTGTCACCGCGGCCTGCAAAAGGGCTGTCAACGGTTAAAGCCGTCTGAGTTCTATACCAGAGACTCACGTAAAAAATGGAAGAATCGCCTCCACAAAATTGTCTCCTGATTTCTACACACGCGCTCACAAGAAATAATGagtaacttaaaatataaaatacaaatcagATGTATTAAAGTGTTTTACTtgcggggctagagagatggctcagcggttaagagcacttactgctcttccagaggtcctgagttcaaatcccagcaaccacatggtggctcacaaccatctgtaatgggatccaatgccctcttctggtgtgtctgaagatagggaCAGCGTTCtcgcatatataaaataaaataaaattaaaaaagactcTGGCGGGGCTAAGCCAAGTAATGGGAACAGGGTAAGATGATGGAGGCGTTGAAAAGCCGTGAGAGCTGAGCTGCAGATAGGATGAGTACAAGTGACAGAACCGACAGAAGAGCAGACTTTAGCTTCACTGACTCGCCAAAATTATAGCAAGTGTAAATTACAGTATTAGACGAGTCTGCCTGGTATTCATGaacctgatttaaaaacaaaaactgggagCAGGAATTCCAAAGGCTTGAGACGACCAAAGGCCGACCAAACCTGAGCGAGCctaggccacacctccaaggGGTGGATTCCATAGCTCAGGATTCATCTCTGTCCCTTCGCTCTGCTCTCCCTTCTCAGCTCATTAAGGACCGACCCATTGGCAAGAGACTGAAGCTCTAGAATGGGACTTGAGGAGGGTAGAGCACAACGCACTAACTAGAGAGCTGGGCTGGGACTGGAGGGAGGCTGCGGTGTGAACTGACAGTAGCTAAGGCTAAGTGCTTCCCTTGGCAGTGTTGTGGGTTAGTACACTTTGGAGACTGAGAACCAAAAGCCCCCTATAATCAATGCAAAGCTTCACTTACATTCTGAACTTCAACTAAAAGGCGTtaacagttttttgtttggttggtttttgttttggttttactggttctcatgtaacccaggctaccATCTGACTTGCTATGTAGGCAAGACTGGCtttatctctgcctcctcttgcctcctcctgcctctatacCCCGTTCCccaccccaagtgctgggattacaggcctgggcCACTGTGCTCAGCTAGGAACTGCTTTTGGATACCATCTACTGAAAGATTTTTAGTGAAAAGGGACTGAAACAGGTGACATAGACTGCCTCACTAGGAGGCTGGAGCAAACTGAAGGATAAAACTTCAACGCTAACCACCAATCTGCGGCATTTGCTCCCTGGCACTGTCACACACAAGTGTGACCACCATCACCACTCCCTGTCCCCTACTTAGGAAAATGTGGACCACAGGTTTCCCTGCACCTGGACCTGGTGCAGTGGACCACAGCACCCAGAGGGAACCTTGTAACCTGGTGTAAGCCAAGGCCCTTCCTAGTAAAAGGCCATCGTTGCCCATCTCAAAATAGACTTTAGGGTCAATTTCTTGTCCAGAGAATAAAGTCAGCCATTTTGGGAGGATACCAGGAGCAGTGCAAACCCCATACTGTTATCTGAACTCCTCCCCATCATGGCTTAGCCCCACAGTGATAACTACACTACTAACTCTTAAATACTACTCCAGAGGGTGGGAGGACAGCttaacagttaagaacacttgctactgTGTTGCAGAGGGCCTGGATTCTGCTCTCAGCCCTCACATCTCACAAGCACCTATAACCAGAGCTCCTGCCGATGGCCTATCTCCATGAGCACCCACACTCACGTGGCACACAGACGTAACacctacatttaaaatttttaaaacaaaaaaattttaaaacatggcaCCATTCTCCATGGGATACAACTAAAAAGATAAGCAGAAAGGCCAAGTATGGTGGCCtgacctgtaatccagcactttggaggttgaggcaggactgtgaattccaagccagcctagactacacagcCAGgtcctgtctttttaaaaaggttgggatgagccaggcagtggtggctcacacctttaatcccagcacttgggaggcagaggcaggcggatttctgagttcgaggctagcctggtctacagagtgagttccaggacagccagggctacacagagaaaccctgtctcaaaaaaaaaaaaaaaaaaaaaaaaaaggttgggatGGGGTGAAAatatggctcagccattaagtgAACTGGCTGCTCTGGCAGTGGACCCACAAAccattcccggcacccacatgctGGGTCACAACTATCTCTTACTAGTTTCATtggatttggtgccctcttctggcctcagccaTCACTGCATGCATGGAGTACAGACATCCGTGTAAGCAAAccacccacatatataaataaaaatttaaaaggaaagccAGAGCCAGGTTTCTCCGGATAATGATTTCTTTGGCAGGAGGGAAGATGGAGAAACAGCGTGAGAGGCTCAACCTCAACGTTGCAAGCTCTTCAGTGCTGTTTGcgaacacaggcacacacgcatatacacacacccctCAGCCTGCAAGGACTAGCCTCAGGAATTTATTTCTATAAAGTTGAGTTGTGTGAGGCAGAACATTTCTTTCAACAAGAGAGACCTAGAATATCTGTGGTTGCAGTCTCCCACTGTGGtacagcctggccttgaatttatgctCTTCCCACTTCAGCCTCTTGAGAGCCAGGGTTATCGAATCCAGCACTAGATGGTATCTGATTTGGAGTtcctctgagttcaaagccaaggTTTGTTGGAGCTTGCTTTGAAAGTCCAGAAAGGTGCTGAGAACTCTATGGCCCAGGAAAAGCCAGAGGCCTGGGCTACTGTGGCAATGCCCACAAGGAAAACAGCAGACAGTCTTTACAGCTTGAAGGAATAGGAAATGATGTCACTACATCGAAGCAAGGCTTCAGCCTGCACACCTATGGGAGTCTGCAGCTGAGAAACGTAGAAGTTGGCTACATCCAGGTCTGTGGCTCCAAACTGGGCAGTCACATGTACACCTTCATGCAGTGTGAAACTCACAGGGTGTCCCACCATGGCTAGGAGGCTGCGGAGGTAACGTTCCCTCAGAGCAGCTCGGGCCCGCTGGTCCTGTGACTCTGGGGGATACTGAATACAACCTTCTCCGACTTCTGGTCTCAGGATGGTCCTACGTCCATCAGGGGCAAAGCCTCGGCTGAAGCCATCGGGGCCCCGAGGGAGGCGCAGCACTGGTACTGGCACAGGAATGGTCAGTGGGCTTTGCATGGCCCAGGTTCTGGGAAGAAGGTGAAAGAGTTAAAGCCACACAGCTCCAGGAgagaataaactcaccctttgcTTTCACCTGTAGACTATAGCTATACTG from Arvicanthis niloticus isolate mArvNil1 chromosome 1, mArvNil1.pat.X, whole genome shotgun sequence carries:
- the Gemin7 gene encoding gem-associated protein 7 isoform X1 → MCCDMHAQTKQLGSVTGTWAMQSPLTIPVPVPVLRLPRGPDGFSRGFAPDGRRTILRPEVGEGCIQYPPESQDQRARAALRERYLRSLLAMVGHPVSFTLHEGVHVTAQFGATDLDVANFYVSQLQTPIGVQAEALLRCSDIISYSFKL
- the Gemin7 gene encoding gem-associated protein 7 isoform X2 → MQSPLTIPVPVPVLRLPRGPDGFSRGFAPDGRRTILRPEVGEGCIQYPPESQDQRARAALRERYLRSLLAMVGHPVSFTLHEGVHVTAQFGATDLDVANFYVSQLQTPIGVQAEALLRCSDIISYSFKL